A window from Salvia miltiorrhiza cultivar Shanhuang (shh) chromosome 2, IMPLAD_Smil_shh, whole genome shotgun sequence encodes these proteins:
- the LOC131009251 gene encoding ADP,ATP carrier protein 1, mitochondrial-like isoform X4 yields the protein MVTALPANMEDIMRPLSTYQKIQGQSHLFSCISPHTHSRNAGVHSSAGAYVNVGLRTFTMPLSPGASREIVSPASPFIIPSPAEEGKTFSSFMVDFLMGGVSAAVSKTAAAPIERIKLLIQNQDEMIRAGRLSEPYKGISDCFARTIKDEGVLALWRGNTANVIRYFPTQALNFAFKDYFKKLFNFKKDRDGYWKWFAGNLASGGAAGASSLLFVYSLDFARTRLANDAKAAKKGGQRQFDGLIDVYKKTIKSDGLIGLYRGFNISCVGIIVYRGLYFGMYDSLKPVVLTGNLQDSFLASFMLGWGITIGAGLASYPIDTVRRRMMMTSGEAVKYRSSLDAFSQIVKKEGAKSLFKGAGANILRAVAGAGVLAGYDKMQLLILGKKYGSGGGG from the exons ATG GTCACTGCACTGCCTGCAAACATGGAGGACATAATGCGACCCTTGTCGACGTACCAAAAGATACAGGGCCAATCTCATCTCTTTTCTTGTATTTCTCCTCACACACACTCTAGAAATGCTGGTGTGCACTCTTCGGCCGGTGCATATGTAAATGTAGGACTGCGGACTTTTACCATGCCGTTAAGCCCGGGAGCTTCCAGGGAAATTGTTTCACCAGCCTCTCCTTTTATTATACCGTCACCAGCAGAGGAAGGCAAAACTTTTAGCAGTTTTATGGTGGATTTCCTCATGGGAGGGGTTTCTGCTGCAGTATCCAAGACTGCTGCTGCTCCCATTGAGAGAATTAAGCTCTTGATTCAAAACCAGGATGAGATGATTAGAGCTGGTAGGCTGTCTGAACCTTACAAGGGAATCTCGGACTGCTTTGCTAGAACCATTAAGGATGAAGGTGTACTTGCTCTGTGGAGAGGCAACACTGCGAATGTTATCAGATACTTCCCTACTCAG GCCCTCAACTTTGCCTTCAAAGATTACTTCAAGAAGCTGTTTAACTTCAAGAAAGACCGGGATGGATACTGGAAGTGGTTTGCAGGAAACTTAGCATCTGGTGGCGCTGCTGGTGCTTCGTCTCTCCTGTTTGTGTACTCTCTCGATTTTGCCAGGACACGACTGGCTAATGACGCCAAGGCTGCAAAGAAGGGCGGTCAAAGGCAGTTTGATGGGTTGATTGATGTTTACAAGAAAACCATTAAATCTGATGGCCTTATTGGACTCTACCGTGGATTTAACATTTCTTGTGTCGGAATTATAGTCTACCGTGGGCTTTATTTCGGAATGTATGATTCCTTGAAACCCGTCGTGTTAACTGGTAATTTGCAG GATAGTTTCTTGGCTAGTTTCATGCTGGGATGGGGTATCACGATCGGTGCGGGCTTGGCTTCTTACCCGATCGACACTGTGCGTAGAAGGATGATGATGACTTCAGGAGAGGCCGTCAAATACAGGAGCTCCCTGGATGCATTTTCCCAGATCGTCAAGAAAGAAGGAGCTAAGTCACTCTTCAAGGGTGCAGGAGCCAACATCTTGAGAGCTGTTGCAGGTGCCGGCGTCCTAGCTGGCTACGACAAAATGCAGCTTCTCATACTCGGCAAGAAGTACGGATCTGGAGGCGGCGGTTAG
- the LOC131009255 gene encoding leucine-rich repeat extensin-like protein 4: MASNSLPLFLSHATFIFLLMSTTFLNPTTAKNRHVSPTPALHHPHPHPRKNATVIRLRQAYDALQSWKRVIYSDPRQLTSNWRGPDVCAYNGVYCAPHPNDTSVTTVAGIDLNHGDIAGFLPEALGLLSDLALLHLNSNRFCGVLPHSLSNLSLLFELDLSNNRFVGPFPAVVLGLPSLRYLDLRYNEFEGPLPPQLFNGNLDAIFVNNNRLTSVIPASLSSSSASVVVFANNRFGGCLPPTISKFADTLEELLLINTSISGCLPVELGFLYKLRVLDVSHNDVVGPIPYSLAGLSHLELLNLGHNRLSGVVPEGICVLPNLANFTFSYNFLCDEEGICGNLTSRGVAYDDRRNCLPEKPLQRSKKECEAAPPVDCFEHECGRTEYALSATPPPP, from the coding sequence ATGGCCTCAAACTCTCTTCCACTCTTTCTATCTCATGCCACATTCATCTTCCTACTCATGTCCACCACCTTTCTCAACCCTACAACCGCCAAGAACCGCCACGTGTCCCCGACGCCGGCCCTCCACCACCCCCATCCCCACCCCCGCAAGAATGCGACGGTTATTCGGCTCCGCCAGGCTTATGACGCGCTCCAGTCCTGGAAGCGCGTCATCTATTCAGACCCGCGACAGTTAACCTCCAACTGGCGCGGGCCTGACGTGTGTGCCTACAACGGTGTCTATTGCGCCCCCCACCCCAATGACACCTCCGTGACCACCGTTGCCGGCATCGACCTCAACCACGGTGACATCGCCGGGTTCCTCCCGGAGGCGCTCGGCCTCCTCTCCGACCTCGCTCTCCTCCACCTCAACAGCAACCGCTTCTGCGGCGTCCTCCCCCACTCCCTCTCCAACCTCTCCCTCCTCTTCGAGCTCGACCTCAGCAACAACCGCTTCGTCGGCCCCTTCCCCGCCGTCGTCCTCGGCCTCCCCTCCCTCCGGTACCTCGACCTCCGGTACAACGAGTTCGAGGGGCCGTTGCCCCCCCAACTCTTCAACGGCAACCTCGACGCCATCTTCGTCAACAACAACCGCCTCACCTCCGTCATACCGGCGAGCCTCAGCTCGAGCTCCGCCTCCGTCGTCGTCTTCGCCAACAACCGCTTCGGCGGCTGCCTCCCACCGACCATCTCCAAATTCGCCGACACCCTCGAGGAGCTGCTGCTCATCAACACGAGCATCTCCGGCTGCCTGCCGGTGGAGCTAGGGTTCCTCTACAAGCTCCGGGTCCTCGACGTCAGCCACAACGACGTCGTCGGCCCCATTCCGTACAGCCTCGCCGGATTATCCCATTTGGAGCTGCTCAACCTCGGCCACAACAGGCTGAGCGGCGTCGTGCCGGAGGGGATCTGCGTGCTGCCCAATTTGGCCAATTTCACCTTCTCTTACAACTTCTTGTGCGATGAAGAGGGAATTTGTGGGAATCTCACGTCGAGAGGAGTTGCATATGATGATCGGAGAAACTGCCTGCCGGAGAAGCCGCTGCAGCGGAGCAAGAAGGAGTGTGAGGCGGCGCCGCCGGTGGATTGCTTCGAGCACGAATGTGGGAGGACGGAATATGCTCTCTCTGCAACTCCGCCGCCACCTTAG
- the LOC131009251 gene encoding ADP,ATP carrier protein 1, mitochondrial-like isoform X2, with the protein MRGSDSGLSCTVTALPANMEDIMRPLSTYQKIQGQSHLFSCISPHTHSRNAGVHSSAGAYVNVGLRTFTMPLSPGASREIVSPASPFIIPSPAEEGKTFSSFMVDFLMGGVSAAVSKTAAAPIERIKLLIQNQDEMIRAGRLSEPYKGISDCFARTIKDEGVLALWRGNTANVIRYFPTQALNFAFKDYFKKLFNFKKDRDGYWKWFAGNLASGGAAGASSLLFVYSLDFARTRLANDAKAAKKGGQRQFDGLIDVYKKTIKSDGLIGLYRGFNISCVGIIVYRGLYFGMYDSLKPVVLTGNLQDSFLASFMLGWGITIGAGLASYPIDTVRRRMMMTSGEAVKYRSSLDAFSQIVKKEGAKSLFKGAGANILRAVAGAGVLAGYDKMQLLILGKKYGSGGGG; encoded by the exons GTCACTGCACTGCCTGCAAACATGGAGGACATAATGCGACCCTTGTCGACGTACCAAAAGATACAGGGCCAATCTCATCTCTTTTCTTGTATTTCTCCTCACACACACTCTAGAAATGCTGGTGTGCACTCTTCGGCCGGTGCATATGTAAATGTAGGACTGCGGACTTTTACCATGCCGTTAAGCCCGGGAGCTTCCAGGGAAATTGTTTCACCAGCCTCTCCTTTTATTATACCGTCACCAGCAGAGGAAGGCAAAACTTTTAGCAGTTTTATGGTGGATTTCCTCATGGGAGGGGTTTCTGCTGCAGTATCCAAGACTGCTGCTGCTCCCATTGAGAGAATTAAGCTCTTGATTCAAAACCAGGATGAGATGATTAGAGCTGGTAGGCTGTCTGAACCTTACAAGGGAATCTCGGACTGCTTTGCTAGAACCATTAAGGATGAAGGTGTACTTGCTCTGTGGAGAGGCAACACTGCGAATGTTATCAGATACTTCCCTACTCAG GCCCTCAACTTTGCCTTCAAAGATTACTTCAAGAAGCTGTTTAACTTCAAGAAAGACCGGGATGGATACTGGAAGTGGTTTGCAGGAAACTTAGCATCTGGTGGCGCTGCTGGTGCTTCGTCTCTCCTGTTTGTGTACTCTCTCGATTTTGCCAGGACACGACTGGCTAATGACGCCAAGGCTGCAAAGAAGGGCGGTCAAAGGCAGTTTGATGGGTTGATTGATGTTTACAAGAAAACCATTAAATCTGATGGCCTTATTGGACTCTACCGTGGATTTAACATTTCTTGTGTCGGAATTATAGTCTACCGTGGGCTTTATTTCGGAATGTATGATTCCTTGAAACCCGTCGTGTTAACTGGTAATTTGCAG GATAGTTTCTTGGCTAGTTTCATGCTGGGATGGGGTATCACGATCGGTGCGGGCTTGGCTTCTTACCCGATCGACACTGTGCGTAGAAGGATGATGATGACTTCAGGAGAGGCCGTCAAATACAGGAGCTCCCTGGATGCATTTTCCCAGATCGTCAAGAAAGAAGGAGCTAAGTCACTCTTCAAGGGTGCAGGAGCCAACATCTTGAGAGCTGTTGCAGGTGCCGGCGTCCTAGCTGGCTACGACAAAATGCAGCTTCTCATACTCGGCAAGAAGTACGGATCTGGAGGCGGCGGTTAG
- the LOC131009307 gene encoding nuclear transcription factor Y subunit B-3-like, with amino-acid sequence MADSDNDSGGHSNSNASSREQDRFLPIANVSRIMKKALPANAKISKDAKETVQECVSEFISFVTGEASDKCQREKRKTINGDDLLWAMTTLGFEEYVEPLKVYLAKYREMEGEKSSIAGVKEGGGGGGGGGAVSSGAGFNGGGIYGGNVMGFHPGGQMYGGGGAGGGGFQHMGKGGLGNMGGGGGYGGGGASTGRPR; translated from the coding sequence ATGGCGGATTCCGACAACGATTCCGGCGGGCACAGCAACAGCAACGCGAGCAGCAGGGAGCAGGACAGGTTCCTGCCGATCGCGAACGTGAGCAGGATCATGAAGAAGGCCTTGCCGGCGAACGCGAAGATATCGAAGGACGCGAAGGAGACGGTGCAGGAGTGCGTGTCGGAGTTCATCAGCTTCGTGACCGGCGAGGCCTCCGACAAGTGCCAGAGGGAGAAGCGGAAGACGATCAACGGCGACGATTTGCTGTGGGCGATGACGACGCTCGGCTTCGAGGAATACGTGGAGCCCCTGAAGGTTTACTTGGCCAAGTATAGGGAGATGGAGGGGGAGAAGAGCTCAATCGCTGGGGTTaaggagggcggcggcggcggaggagggggAGGGGCGGTTAGCTCCGGCGCTGGGTTTAATGGTGGGGGGATTTATGGGGGGAATGTGATGGGGTTCCATCCGGGAGGGCAGATgtacggcggcggcggcgctggcGGTGGAGGGTTTCAGCATATGGGGAAAGGGGGTTTGGGGAATATGGGGGGTGGGGGCGGATACGGCGGCGGTGGCGCGTCGACGGGGAGGCCGAGGTAG
- the LOC131009251 gene encoding ADP,ATP carrier protein 1, mitochondrial-like isoform X1 has product MRGSDSGLSCTVMLELFHVTALPANMEDIMRPLSTYQKIQGQSHLFSCISPHTHSRNAGVHSSAGAYVNVGLRTFTMPLSPGASREIVSPASPFIIPSPAEEGKTFSSFMVDFLMGGVSAAVSKTAAAPIERIKLLIQNQDEMIRAGRLSEPYKGISDCFARTIKDEGVLALWRGNTANVIRYFPTQALNFAFKDYFKKLFNFKKDRDGYWKWFAGNLASGGAAGASSLLFVYSLDFARTRLANDAKAAKKGGQRQFDGLIDVYKKTIKSDGLIGLYRGFNISCVGIIVYRGLYFGMYDSLKPVVLTGNLQDSFLASFMLGWGITIGAGLASYPIDTVRRRMMMTSGEAVKYRSSLDAFSQIVKKEGAKSLFKGAGANILRAVAGAGVLAGYDKMQLLILGKKYGSGGGG; this is encoded by the exons GTTATGCTTGAGTTATTCCAT GTCACTGCACTGCCTGCAAACATGGAGGACATAATGCGACCCTTGTCGACGTACCAAAAGATACAGGGCCAATCTCATCTCTTTTCTTGTATTTCTCCTCACACACACTCTAGAAATGCTGGTGTGCACTCTTCGGCCGGTGCATATGTAAATGTAGGACTGCGGACTTTTACCATGCCGTTAAGCCCGGGAGCTTCCAGGGAAATTGTTTCACCAGCCTCTCCTTTTATTATACCGTCACCAGCAGAGGAAGGCAAAACTTTTAGCAGTTTTATGGTGGATTTCCTCATGGGAGGGGTTTCTGCTGCAGTATCCAAGACTGCTGCTGCTCCCATTGAGAGAATTAAGCTCTTGATTCAAAACCAGGATGAGATGATTAGAGCTGGTAGGCTGTCTGAACCTTACAAGGGAATCTCGGACTGCTTTGCTAGAACCATTAAGGATGAAGGTGTACTTGCTCTGTGGAGAGGCAACACTGCGAATGTTATCAGATACTTCCCTACTCAG GCCCTCAACTTTGCCTTCAAAGATTACTTCAAGAAGCTGTTTAACTTCAAGAAAGACCGGGATGGATACTGGAAGTGGTTTGCAGGAAACTTAGCATCTGGTGGCGCTGCTGGTGCTTCGTCTCTCCTGTTTGTGTACTCTCTCGATTTTGCCAGGACACGACTGGCTAATGACGCCAAGGCTGCAAAGAAGGGCGGTCAAAGGCAGTTTGATGGGTTGATTGATGTTTACAAGAAAACCATTAAATCTGATGGCCTTATTGGACTCTACCGTGGATTTAACATTTCTTGTGTCGGAATTATAGTCTACCGTGGGCTTTATTTCGGAATGTATGATTCCTTGAAACCCGTCGTGTTAACTGGTAATTTGCAG GATAGTTTCTTGGCTAGTTTCATGCTGGGATGGGGTATCACGATCGGTGCGGGCTTGGCTTCTTACCCGATCGACACTGTGCGTAGAAGGATGATGATGACTTCAGGAGAGGCCGTCAAATACAGGAGCTCCCTGGATGCATTTTCCCAGATCGTCAAGAAAGAAGGAGCTAAGTCACTCTTCAAGGGTGCAGGAGCCAACATCTTGAGAGCTGTTGCAGGTGCCGGCGTCCTAGCTGGCTACGACAAAATGCAGCTTCTCATACTCGGCAAGAAGTACGGATCTGGAGGCGGCGGTTAG
- the LOC131009251 gene encoding ADP,ATP carrier protein 1, mitochondrial-like isoform X5: MEDIMRPLSTYQKIQGQSHLFSCISPHTHSRNAGVHSSAGAYVNVGLRTFTMPLSPGASREIVSPASPFIIPSPAEEGKTFSSFMVDFLMGGVSAAVSKTAAAPIERIKLLIQNQDEMIRAGRLSEPYKGISDCFARTIKDEGVLALWRGNTANVIRYFPTQALNFAFKDYFKKLFNFKKDRDGYWKWFAGNLASGGAAGASSLLFVYSLDFARTRLANDAKAAKKGGQRQFDGLIDVYKKTIKSDGLIGLYRGFNISCVGIIVYRGLYFGMYDSLKPVVLTGNLQDSFLASFMLGWGITIGAGLASYPIDTVRRRMMMTSGEAVKYRSSLDAFSQIVKKEGAKSLFKGAGANILRAVAGAGVLAGYDKMQLLILGKKYGSGGGG, encoded by the exons ATGGAGGACATAATGCGACCCTTGTCGACGTACCAAAAGATACAGGGCCAATCTCATCTCTTTTCTTGTATTTCTCCTCACACACACTCTAGAAATGCTGGTGTGCACTCTTCGGCCGGTGCATATGTAAATGTAGGACTGCGGACTTTTACCATGCCGTTAAGCCCGGGAGCTTCCAGGGAAATTGTTTCACCAGCCTCTCCTTTTATTATACCGTCACCAGCAGAGGAAGGCAAAACTTTTAGCAGTTTTATGGTGGATTTCCTCATGGGAGGGGTTTCTGCTGCAGTATCCAAGACTGCTGCTGCTCCCATTGAGAGAATTAAGCTCTTGATTCAAAACCAGGATGAGATGATTAGAGCTGGTAGGCTGTCTGAACCTTACAAGGGAATCTCGGACTGCTTTGCTAGAACCATTAAGGATGAAGGTGTACTTGCTCTGTGGAGAGGCAACACTGCGAATGTTATCAGATACTTCCCTACTCAG GCCCTCAACTTTGCCTTCAAAGATTACTTCAAGAAGCTGTTTAACTTCAAGAAAGACCGGGATGGATACTGGAAGTGGTTTGCAGGAAACTTAGCATCTGGTGGCGCTGCTGGTGCTTCGTCTCTCCTGTTTGTGTACTCTCTCGATTTTGCCAGGACACGACTGGCTAATGACGCCAAGGCTGCAAAGAAGGGCGGTCAAAGGCAGTTTGATGGGTTGATTGATGTTTACAAGAAAACCATTAAATCTGATGGCCTTATTGGACTCTACCGTGGATTTAACATTTCTTGTGTCGGAATTATAGTCTACCGTGGGCTTTATTTCGGAATGTATGATTCCTTGAAACCCGTCGTGTTAACTGGTAATTTGCAG GATAGTTTCTTGGCTAGTTTCATGCTGGGATGGGGTATCACGATCGGTGCGGGCTTGGCTTCTTACCCGATCGACACTGTGCGTAGAAGGATGATGATGACTTCAGGAGAGGCCGTCAAATACAGGAGCTCCCTGGATGCATTTTCCCAGATCGTCAAGAAAGAAGGAGCTAAGTCACTCTTCAAGGGTGCAGGAGCCAACATCTTGAGAGCTGTTGCAGGTGCCGGCGTCCTAGCTGGCTACGACAAAATGCAGCTTCTCATACTCGGCAAGAAGTACGGATCTGGAGGCGGCGGTTAG
- the LOC131009251 gene encoding ADP,ATP carrier protein 1, mitochondrial-like isoform X3, producing MLELFHVTALPANMEDIMRPLSTYQKIQGQSHLFSCISPHTHSRNAGVHSSAGAYVNVGLRTFTMPLSPGASREIVSPASPFIIPSPAEEGKTFSSFMVDFLMGGVSAAVSKTAAAPIERIKLLIQNQDEMIRAGRLSEPYKGISDCFARTIKDEGVLALWRGNTANVIRYFPTQALNFAFKDYFKKLFNFKKDRDGYWKWFAGNLASGGAAGASSLLFVYSLDFARTRLANDAKAAKKGGQRQFDGLIDVYKKTIKSDGLIGLYRGFNISCVGIIVYRGLYFGMYDSLKPVVLTGNLQDSFLASFMLGWGITIGAGLASYPIDTVRRRMMMTSGEAVKYRSSLDAFSQIVKKEGAKSLFKGAGANILRAVAGAGVLAGYDKMQLLILGKKYGSGGGG from the exons ATGCTTGAGTTATTCCAT GTCACTGCACTGCCTGCAAACATGGAGGACATAATGCGACCCTTGTCGACGTACCAAAAGATACAGGGCCAATCTCATCTCTTTTCTTGTATTTCTCCTCACACACACTCTAGAAATGCTGGTGTGCACTCTTCGGCCGGTGCATATGTAAATGTAGGACTGCGGACTTTTACCATGCCGTTAAGCCCGGGAGCTTCCAGGGAAATTGTTTCACCAGCCTCTCCTTTTATTATACCGTCACCAGCAGAGGAAGGCAAAACTTTTAGCAGTTTTATGGTGGATTTCCTCATGGGAGGGGTTTCTGCTGCAGTATCCAAGACTGCTGCTGCTCCCATTGAGAGAATTAAGCTCTTGATTCAAAACCAGGATGAGATGATTAGAGCTGGTAGGCTGTCTGAACCTTACAAGGGAATCTCGGACTGCTTTGCTAGAACCATTAAGGATGAAGGTGTACTTGCTCTGTGGAGAGGCAACACTGCGAATGTTATCAGATACTTCCCTACTCAG GCCCTCAACTTTGCCTTCAAAGATTACTTCAAGAAGCTGTTTAACTTCAAGAAAGACCGGGATGGATACTGGAAGTGGTTTGCAGGAAACTTAGCATCTGGTGGCGCTGCTGGTGCTTCGTCTCTCCTGTTTGTGTACTCTCTCGATTTTGCCAGGACACGACTGGCTAATGACGCCAAGGCTGCAAAGAAGGGCGGTCAAAGGCAGTTTGATGGGTTGATTGATGTTTACAAGAAAACCATTAAATCTGATGGCCTTATTGGACTCTACCGTGGATTTAACATTTCTTGTGTCGGAATTATAGTCTACCGTGGGCTTTATTTCGGAATGTATGATTCCTTGAAACCCGTCGTGTTAACTGGTAATTTGCAG GATAGTTTCTTGGCTAGTTTCATGCTGGGATGGGGTATCACGATCGGTGCGGGCTTGGCTTCTTACCCGATCGACACTGTGCGTAGAAGGATGATGATGACTTCAGGAGAGGCCGTCAAATACAGGAGCTCCCTGGATGCATTTTCCCAGATCGTCAAGAAAGAAGGAGCTAAGTCACTCTTCAAGGGTGCAGGAGCCAACATCTTGAGAGCTGTTGCAGGTGCCGGCGTCCTAGCTGGCTACGACAAAATGCAGCTTCTCATACTCGGCAAGAAGTACGGATCTGGAGGCGGCGGTTAG